The Vitis riparia cultivar Riparia Gloire de Montpellier isolate 1030 chromosome 3, EGFV_Vit.rip_1.0, whole genome shotgun sequence genome includes a region encoding these proteins:
- the LOC117909093 gene encoding cysteine-rich and transmembrane domain-containing protein WIH2-like: MSYYNQHQPPVGVPPQQGYPPEGYPKDAYPPAGYPPQGYPPQGYPQQGYPQQGYAPQYAPQYGQPQPQQQQQSHSSGLLEGCLAALCCCCLLDACF; encoded by the exons ATGAGTTATTACAACCAGCATCAGCCTCCGGTCGGCGTTCCGCCTCAGCAAG gtTATCCGCCGGAAGGGTACCCTAAGGACGCTTATCCACCGGCCGGGTATCCTCCACAGGGGTATCCTCCACAGGGGTACCCTCAGCAAGGGTACCCTCAGCAAGGGTACGCTCCGCAGTACGCTCCTCAGTACGGTCAGCCTCAGCCTCAACAGCAGCAGCAGAGTCATAGCTCTGGTTTGCTTGAAGGCTG TTTGGCTGCTCTCTGCTGCTGCTGTCTTCTAGACGCTTGCTTCTGA